DNA from Vanessa tameamea isolate UH-Manoa-2023 chromosome 19, ilVanTame1 primary haplotype, whole genome shotgun sequence:
TCCAGCGATTTTATTTGTGCTTTTTCCTCTGAATGTGTCTCATCTTTCTTATCTATATTATCTTCGGGTGGTATCGGACTTTGAGACGAACGAAACATGTTGAGTACACTTTTAAGACCTCTCATAATCGGTGATCCACCATCATCTTTTGTAATATCTTTTGTAGGGGTTGTGGCTTCAGGTGTCTGGATGGCAGAAGATGAAGTACTTGGCAGTGATAAATTTTCATCAATATTATCAATCCCATTAACAGTTATAGTAATATCATTAGGGTCATTATCAAGTGACCTCCTTAGTGAGGAATTATCTGTTGTTAAAGCTTGTAAGGGAACTTTAGGTGACTTTGTAACAATATCACACTTATTAATTGATGAGTTCAATGAACGAGTTAAGTTAACACTATTGTTAACCATGGTGCTGTTAAGACTGTCTTCATCAAAGTTATAAGTTCTGTTATCTTTACAACTTGCCGTGTAACTCTTTGACATTGGTGATGAAGCTGGTGTGATAGAGTATCTTAATTTCATATTCAGTTCTGAAACATCCAACTCCTCATATCCTTTTTCAGTGCATGGGGTTCTTGGTAAGAAATTACTGTTCTGTAAAGAATTCTCTTTGTCGTCAAAATCACTCTCAACATTGTCTATATCCATTGGCTCTACTTgagccatttttatttattaacacaagTTTCAATCACaacacttttattaattatcgtcTAAGGTAAGGAACAAACCTGCACCTCAGTTCCTCATATATTAAAAGCCACTTTGATAACACAGTAgcacaatttacaaaaaattagtCCAATGTTTACAGTATCTGATTTCAGAGTTTCACTTTGATTTCTAAAACGTAATAACAAAATCGACGCCGTATGTATGtcatatgaaaacaaaaatgtcCGAACACGCAACTCACtctgaaaatctatttttaaccTTTTTGTACTGAAAGCAATGCGACGTTCATTTTATGTAACACTCGCGCCCGAGGGAATCTTGCCAAAAAGCAGTTAGGCTCAATTCGAACACTCACACCGGTCACGGATTTAAACCGtttgaaagttttaatttgtaactGTCAGTGTCACTCTTAAGGTAGCCTGTTCACGTACcgacgtgattttatttttgtaatttcagtaACCAAAGTATgtctaaaaagtatttttaatacaatagatATTACAAACtctaaagaatttataattttatttcataaaatcatGCTATACTaatctatttgaaaatataaattataataattatcataattttgcaAACATTACAgcaatctattttattttaccgttggcaataaacaatatattgtaaACGAATTATTTTGTACCATTAATAAACCTACACGAATGTACgcgaataaaaaatagtaataaattatattttctttgttgtaAATGTTTTACACGAATTTCAATATGTAGAagtgattttgaaaaaaaaaattaaatatgtaaaaggaAACCAAGTAAGCGCGccatttgatttgaccaatgaatGCATGCAATGCTAATAGAGTATAACAATAATGCTAATGTTGCTTATTATTAAGATGAGATGTCAGATGTTACCCATCATATTAAGTGATTACTGTGaggtttgttatttttattttttctttgttcaaaaatatttaaaaatttatgtgTCACGCCTTTTTTAAAGAGATCTCGAAATTAAAACCACTGTTATTCAAATTCGCTAAATTCCGCCCTTTaggcatatatttataaatattgcacagtgatttaattatatataagtcttagtagttttattttatccatACAAGGTTatacattaaagtaaatataaataaagatttcatcTAGTTTCTAATCATTACCCTTACCATCAgtatgtcaaaatcaaaaactgTCAAgtcaaaaatcatttaaattttaaaatgttgaactATATTTGTAGATATAGGTTAGTTTTGTgcttaaatgttttgtaatgaAATCGTGTAAAATGTTAgacgtcattttataaaatattgactattgatttttttttattatttttaaacgaaatgaaTGAATACTTTTATACTTAGTCATAATTCAtagtctattaaaataatttaataattatagcgAGTTACCGTAATGAATTTAAGCTAGTTTATTAAGAATTATCATTGACTAAGTAATTATcgtctttaattaattataattagatcaTATTAACAAATGCCAAAGAGTATATGTAACAGATTATACGCATCATATtcacatattattcaatatttagtaATCACTAATCAGTCACTCAGTCAGTATGTTTTTTACCGTCATGACCGaatgttggttttttttttacaatttacatcCGATACCAGTTTTATAAGTGATCATTAAAGATAACAAAAAGCAATTACTAGTTATTGGTGAGCCATTAACTATTAAATACtcttgcaatatttttaaagcattttagtctagtaacctttttttttttcaggatgAAATATGGAAATTGAGAATGGAGtgcaagtaaaattattattttttgctcgTTCCAAAGAATTGGCCGGTACAAGAGAAACAACAATAAGTTTACCCAGAAAAATAGGTTATgagcaattattaaatttaattgcagtgaaatataatttggagacgattaaaaataacatactttTGGCAAAAAATGAGGAAGTTTGCTCTGAAAGTATAGATATAGAAATAAGAGAAAGTGATAAAATTGCTGTTATCCCACCACTGAGTGGgggttaatatttgtatatatatgataatacatacatagtaaTGGATCATCTTAAACTGACTGTAGATAAACTATCTGTAGATGCTGTTAGTGATTTAGTTGTGGATGACAGCTGTGGAGCTGTGTCATTATTTGTCGGAACTACCAGGGATAATTTTGAtggaaaaaaggtttttattttttttaattactaaactaGTGATATATATAGCATACAGTTGAGTTAACCCAGTGGAGAACACTTGATTGAGTCTCAATCAAAGATTGTGGAAGTAAACTTAGGCTCTCTgttttttcatgtgcttaatttgtattgataattcatcttatgctcagtggtgaaggaaaacattgtattgttgtgttccagtttgaaggttaagtgagccagtgttattacagacacagacacacacTACATATCATGTTAGGTGTTAcattggtgaagtaaggaaTAGTGGATATTTCTTTCTACACCAATGTCTTCCTGGGGTTGGTGACCATCAGATAGCACATATATCCATTCATTACcaattgcattaaaaaaaactcccAATTAATTGATTACCCACATAacacttacttatttttatatactatttacaCAGGTATTAAGGCTCGAATATGAAGCATATGAATCTATGGCCTTGAAATCAATGAGGAGTATTTGTGATGATGTCAGGAATAAGTGGCCGGCCGTTCATGGCATTGCAATTTATCATAGGTATGtatcatattcatttaaacaatttattttatccaaTTCATGCATTGTATCATGAGTTGAATAGCAatggtttttttaaaattggattttaaattgtatacaattcgACAATGTTCTTATGTAAGTGTTTTGGTAAAACTATTTGAAGCAACCTTTTTTAAAACCGGTTTTATTTGGAAGGTTGAATGTacttgtgttaaatattaaactgcCTTTTGATGTTACTTTATATCTCTTGTTGAAGATgtaatgcaaaatatatttttttgaattgctttttttttaaacttttaacgaGAGACTGTAAATTACATAACTATAATAACTAGATTTCGCCCACTTGTATAGGATAGGtataggttttaggtataaaaatataagtagcctatatccttggGTTTCAAGCTTGgtttataccaaatttaattaaattcagtttAGTGACTTAGTCGTGAAAGTGTAACAGAGCTGCTTTCACTAttacaatatatgtttatgtcTGGTCTTGGTAGGTGCTTTTTGGCAAAGGcgaaaattaacataattaaacttGATTTACATTCTAGTTGGGTTCAAGGTTTTGTGGTTTTCGCCCTCCCATTTACATAGTCTTTATAGTGAAGTCATCTTTTATGTGTTCCGTCTTCCGTTGTAGGGTATCAATTATAGCTTTATTGTTGTTAATGTAAGTTTCGTTGTCATAAAAATGAagataagtaaaatttaaagacaagttatgttaattatctagtattatttttagattgcaTCACTCTGTATTATCAGGGCAAGTAAACATACACAAGGTCATTCGTTTGTTTGCATTGGgtattcgatttaaataatttgcattaattttatcattgcgTTCAATTTTAAGATTGTGTGTGTTGTTGTGATGTGTTGTGTGAttgtgattatatataattaaaaaaaccaaataagtAATACGCTTGTTTATTTTacgcttaaattataaaaaactcttGTTAAGATCATAATAAGAACGGCAAAATATTTAGGCTTGTATTTATTGCTTCAAGTGTTGAATATCACGAGATGTTGCGGTTgtcaaaaattaagttaattcttCTGCTATCTATATCacatttttaagtataacaAAACATGTATGTTTGGCAAAGGGCCTCTCGCCTTTGAAGAAGAACGCTTAGAGCTTTATCCCATCACGCTACTCGTTtgcatattcattttttttaatcttgaatgatttattattattttaatatttagattaaagtacctaaaattatatattgcctAGTGTTATCTGTATCCAGCTATGCTTTGTATGATTAGTGAAATAATGATCAGATACTTAGTTCACCTTGAAATCTAATAACAATGTAAGTACGTGAGCAACATAGCAACATTTTCATTGAAACCctctttcaataaaaattaaaataacagcgtAACGAAAGACGAGGCTTTCTAGTACAATACCTCTGCTTTTtccaaatgtaaaatataatccaGTCGACACGTTttacaaatcattaaaaaaaaaaaaggtttattttacGACTGTCGTGTTAAATAACTCGTgcgatattttatattcagttaCGTATTCTAAAAACTActaatcaaatgttttttttataaactttttatagttTGTGAAAttagcaaatttattttaggaattagttagaaacaattattaaaaagtagtgAAATTGTCTATGTTTTAATCTCTTTGTATAATAGTTGACAGTATAGAAAGCatataattaaggaattactaatatcccTATTTACCCcttcttttaagcttatcacttgtgtgtGTAATCTTATCAATTGAAGCTTAAATTGTGTTACAAAAACACAATGGGAAATATTCAACAAtaagcaatttatataataaactataatcatTCTTAGTTACACAAGCTGTGTGCACTAATGACTTACATCCTCTACcgatataattgaaatatacattaaatgttattatccTAAGAAACATGTATTATATTCGgataataacatataatcaaATGTTTTGTCACAGCAAACATTTGATTGACAAATGAAAAACGTACTTTGCATACTTGGGGGGCTTtgtgtctgggtaggtacccactcatcagatattctaacgccaattagtagtgtgttccggtttgaagggtgagtgagccagtgttactatacacaagagacataatatcttagttcctgaGGTTGGTAGAGCATTGGTGATATTTCTTACCGtactaatatatatgttataaaaatgtaccGATTTGATCTGAAACTTTAAAAACACTATTGGTGCTGGACGATACAATTTCAGGATACAAGTATGCTTTATATGCTTTATTATCCTATACTTATTCAACCACCAAATAGAAATGCTACATATTGTCGTCTGTCTAGTATTAGAGGCAACAGCGAACCATGAGATTTTTGATATATCTTCTGATGTATACCTGGTCAACCCAAAATACCACAATAAACTACATCGATGTTTGGCTATATAATAAACGATGAGAAGTTGCTACCAGATCAGACAAACCAATGATAATCAACCACCTTTTGTGTGCTTTTTTGGTACGAAACAAAAACGCTATAGAAATAGTCTTTCCATTCCCTAGGTTAGGCAACGTGCCATGTAGGGAAGCGTCAGTTGTGATAGCGGTGAGCAGTCCGCACCGACGGGACTCTCTCGACGCGGTGTCCTACTGCATCGACCAGCTGAAGTCCAACGTGCCGATATGGAAGAAGGAAATTTATGAAGGTGCCGAGCCGGTCTGGAAGGAGAATGTCGAATGTGCGTGGTCCACTAAACGTAAACCTTGTAATGGGAAAGTTTAgaatttattggatttttacGTGAATACTTCACTGAATTTACGTCTCAAGTTGTTTATTTTGACGTTTTTATCTTATGCTTACGACTCGTGTTTTTTGTTCGGAATCTCGACTTTTAGTAAGGAATACAGTTTTTTATATACTTCCAGTAAGGAATGTAGTAATGCGGATTTAATTGTAATCATCATCAAAATTGGGACGAGCTCCTTTGAGCATATTTTCCTATTCCTTACAGATGTTTACGTCGACGCGAACTTGAAAATTTTATctcatgtatttataaaatatatgttttgatgAAATGGAATTAAATCCTGGTAGGTAGATATTGGAATCACGACCTATGCTTTAGGTATTCGTCAAAGTCATTTCTTTTTTGTTCCATTAGTACCTCATGGAATAGGCAAAGGTATCATCACTCAGTCTCACATTGACCTTTTATTggataaaatagtatttttgcTGTTAAAATTGTTGGATTTTACGTCGTATTCACGTTAATAATTCATACTTAGTAACAATTTCaatgcttattaaaaatatttatactttcaaAGGTTGTGGTATATATTTGGATAgcagatttatataatagaaacctatattgtatagaaattatttttttgtagattatattaatgtaatacaaatttcgagtataatttaaatgtaaatacataataaaatacagttatttacaattacatattatatataactatatatgtatagattaggTATATTTAGTAAAAGTTCCTATATAAATCGATATATATTTGGTAGATTATATCATTGTacaaaatttttgaaaacatacaaatatttacttttatcccCATTTGATGagggattatttttatataatatttaaatgaatatgctAATTTAGTAccatattgtttaattatttaaacgaatCTGTGGCCTGGTGCTCAAAAGGGCGAATATAAAGACCCCCTACTTTTCGTAATCAAAATAGTAACAAACATGTGAGTTTTTGCATAGTATTGTTCATCATAGTAATGTTACACTTGTGCCACCTTACACTTGTACATTGGACCTTTTAGCAGTAAGCTACAgaaattattgcttatattttagCATGAATTATAAAGTACATTGTtgcataatgttaaaataaatattttccttgttttaaatgtgttattatttttaaaatatcctaaAACGACTCCAGTTCATAGCAAAATCTCCTAATCTTCAGGTAATTCACCGGATTCGCCACAGACAACACAATCGGCCCTAGAAAATCCCATAGACAAGAACTTAATACAGATTAACGTATCAAGTGAGGAACTCCAACAgcgtatacaaaatttcattcaaagGAAGAGAGATCAAGTTAATATAAGCAATATACACGATTTTATTCCGTCGAAAAGTGAAAACGAGACGGAAGATATAGAGACATGTGCAAGAGTGAGAACGCAGTTCGTCAAACGAACGGATTCTAAGGGGCATTTGAAAAGTATGTTATCGTAAGAAGATAAGCCTATTGATTGTGTGCTTATGTTATGAGAATAATGacctaatattttatgttttttttttaataaattagatatctataaataatgaaaaccaCATTTGACTGaaaattttaaagcaaatttAAAACTACCTACATATTAACATAACTAAACTATATTCACACAatcattaattgtatttaattactatttgaaactatttattgcagcgttataaataatttcgttaaaattactAAAGTAATTTAACAAAGTCGAAGTAGAGATAGCATTATATTGCCgtctttgtctatttatatttgttatttagttTGCAGAGTACACAATGAGTGGGGCCCGCAAACTGTATCCATGGATCAAGCTCCAGTCAAAACTGAGGCAGGCTTGCCTGCAGCCATCGCAGAGAGAGTGTTAGCCATCGAGTCGTATCTAAACACGGGACCCGTGGCACCGGATATATACAGGCGGCTGAAAGATATGGAAGACAAGATTGCCTGCTTACAGTCTATATCCCCAGAATATTCCCATTTTTgggtaagtattaaatattattaggggggggggggttagtttatttattatttataacattcgtcaccgtcattttttatttataacgatttttttaatttcaagtccataacgattacaaaaatatttggagTTATGTTAACATTTCCATAAAGTACTATGTGATGTGTGACAGtactatttttacaaattaaccgTGTAACCATTTCCCACTTATAGCATCAAATGTAAAAACGATTTTATGAAAGATGAGATTACATGTTGAATCGATTTCACTGAAAGCATTGTTCGTGTAATTAaccttataattatttcagtaaggTCTATTTTTGAATCTTCGGTCTGTGTGATTAGCTATTTTATTTCCGTTTAGGAGTTGTTTTGAAATGTAGATTATGTATGTGATTACTTGAtgaatgaaaagaaaaacaataccGTTATATAACTGTATACTATATTCAgtcataagaggagaaaagccaaataaacaacatttgacagcaaattgacgcgatatcattggtcgagggcttgattagtctatgatattgACTATGGATTTACGACAAAATGGTGTTTTGAATTGCGACGATTCGACATTTTTTAGATCGTACGGATTTCCTCACGGTATCTTCTTTCACTGGGTACCTGACGAAGTTTACGTTgtatcttggtggtagggctttgtgcaacccactcatcagatattctaccgcaataCAGTAGCAgtcagttttgttgtgttccggtttgaaggggagtgagccagtgtaaggaatggttaatatttcttacagcactattATCTATGGCccatggtgaccactaaccatcgggcggtccatttgttcgtccgccgacctacataataaataaacacacgaTCAAAAAATACCTCTACTTggtaattgcaataaaatacatagttCATTGTCATTGTCGAGACACTGTATGTATTGGGGCGAACCAACGCTAGGGGGATTCACTAAACAGTCCCTTCGTCCAAATTTTCAGTGCATATACatgttagatacatattttacgGTTTAACAGCAATTTACCGCATTTTATGCTTTAAGATATAgtcattaattatatctttagaGTCAAGCGTTgcgttctaaataataattaaaagcaacGCAAAGCTGAGAATTAAATAGGTAAACCTAACCTATTTAATCCTCAGCAGTCTAAACTATTGttgttaatataagtatttcaaaCTAGCTGCTCGTCTCGACTTCCCACGACTATATTACAGATTCTGTCAATTCAATCCAATGGAAGTTCTCAAAAGGAACAAATTTCCAGTTTTCGCAACATTTTCCATCGATACTCCTTTAGCCTTCCTTGATAAATAGACTGTTCAAAATTGAAAGATTTTTTctaatcggaccagtagttgaGATTACCGTGTTCAACCAAACTcttcagatttataatataagtatagattaccTTATCAATGTAAGCTTTATATTGCAGAGCAATAAACGGGAACGTCCAGAAATTAAAGAGGAGGTGCAAGCGGACTACACGTTCTCTGCCGACGACATCGCCAGGAAAATAGAAATGCTCGAGAAACAACACAATTGCTAAACGTGTCGTTTGTACTTccgtgttataatattattaaatattatttgaaaaaaaaaagtttcagtgtcattttttaattcgtttacaATCTTTTACTGCAACGAAGGTTGTAACTATTCATTCttcattacttttaaaataatgtcgtcctgaccgatttcggccacaaGTGTGTGCACTGTGTATATGTGCACACCCGACACGACTGGAAAGATTTTATGCGCAGGACCGACGGCTTCACGTGCCATTTGAGGCACGTGTATCCACATTTCAAACTTCCAGATTTTGGGCTGTTACTGAGGATTCTTGTATAGAAcccaaaaactttttatcggctcGACCTGGGATATGAACCTAGGATCTcgggatctgtggccttatatatagccactagaccaatgaggcagtcggtactattaaaatatatctatacttatTGTACGTgtccattttattaaataaccgaTGAATTCACTTTTTGACATTCACAAATAGAATTAGTGAGTCCGGCGACgtaacattttcattatattctGTAAGAGTATTCTTTTCTAGagggaaaatataaaaaaagatatggCAGTTTACATATTTCCTTTATAATGCACTAGCGGTCCGCCCCgactttgcacgggtgcaattaatttatataatatgatataaatataattacccTATAGAAcgcaggaataatgtagctttatacaagggaaaaaataatattgtaatgggTAGATCAGGATATAACCctacacatacaaacaaatgtaatttcagtagttcgggatggcaataaaattatgttttttacaatgatgctccaatctctctatatatctTTTACAGTCCCTCACAAtcctccaattgttttccttatgacaactcaatcatttttaaaataagaaatagtgctaCATGccattattaaatgttatcccataaaataatattaactaaagttgtacaaattattgatcaattaattacaataataattgtatatatttataatatatgatattattaatggtataattaattataatatcctatgacgtagcaccgtatggaggctagggctagtctcgtaacagTAGCTTTATACAagggaaaaaataatattgtaatggaTAGATCAGGATATAACCctacacatacaaacaaacaaatttgaccTTTATTCTTTAATCTGGAACAAACGTTCTGAGGCAGATGTCAAACTGTGAATATGCAATACCAAATGCACAGAGTATAGCCCTTGAATTCACCCATTCCATGGCAAAACTCTGCTGTCCTTTATGTAAAAAACTTGAAACTTATTTTACCACTCTCCCACTGTCCCAGCcataacctaaaataaaatataagtataaaatgtttgtactgAAAATTAGTATGTAGGGGCTGTTttgtttaaacaataaacaagaGATTAATTTAGCACGTAAGGACAAGTTTGGTGGTGAATTGCTGTCCGATTTTAAAACTTTCAGTTAAACTTCGCGTAGTTCACGTTTCAAGtatgaagtaaataatatactttttacttaCTAAACTTGATTAATCTTGATACTTTTCCAACTAAAATAGTGTTCATCAGATGTTAAGTATGTAGTAAAAATGTATGTCGttataagtttgtaaataaaaccaataaatacttattataactatttgtatttacaaagtGTTTCTCGTAACACAGTTATCAAACagtatttaaagattaaaaattattcgtAATGGAACTTGTATTGTCATTGGGACTCTTGACTGATATATTGTTAACACAATAcagatgaaaatattataaaacgataattgaaataaataaattactgctTATGCgtgttactaaattaaattgcaCTAAATTTTTCAAAACACTTTTAGTCACATTTGTCTATAAAATTCTTTGATTCATTTTGTTTGGA
Protein-coding regions in this window:
- the LOC113402828 gene encoding molybdopterin synthase catalytic subunit, whose translation is MDHLKLTVDKLSVDAVSDLVVDDSCGAVSLFVGTTRDNFDGKKVLRLEYEAYESMALKSMRSICDDVRNKWPAVHGIAIYHRLGNVPCREASVVIAVSSPHRRDSLDAVSYCIDQLKSNVPIWKKEIYEGAEPVWKENVECNSPDSPQTTQSALENPIDKNLIQINVSSEELQQRIQNFIQRKRDQVNISNIHDFIPSKSENETEDIETCARVRTQFVKRTDSKGHLKICRVHNEWGPQTVSMDQAPVKTEAGLPAAIAERVLAIESYLNTGPVAPDIYRRLKDMEDKIACLQSISPEYSHFWSNKRERPEIKEEVQADYTFSADDIARKIEMLEKQHNC